Proteins from a genomic interval of Phlebotomus papatasi isolate M1 chromosome 3, Ppap_2.1, whole genome shotgun sequence:
- the LOC129806367 gene encoding probable RNA polymerase II nuclear localization protein SLC7A6OS → MSAVLRVKRRIDEEPLNAFVLNCKKRKVSEENAIEAVASSSRNPESLLASKDETSTILKFAGTVESQDENVTSHITKLTMEEAKELMGKTRIPQPVARARDNHRLKTQEERFRIVNCSRAVDASNAEEGKAITILDIEKQASHSTKETPENPSRDTRQDTEPQTAITGYVYDLYVTEIGDLGSDIDDGMLENQLSIHPFDYLTYGSRMDNGLGGCDSDDDESDDSNAENNWRNDYPDSDPDSSIDERDMRRAVENFNLDDDDLSTDEGDFMYGREDSWQDYDDYDSERGRDFERYHRMLSVMAREGNEDDD, encoded by the exons atgtcTGCTGTGTTGCGAGTTAAGAGGAGAATTGATGAAGAACCACTAAATGCCTTTGTTCTCAATTGCAAGAAGAGGAAAGTCAGTGAAGAAAATGCAATTGAGGCTGTTGCATCTTCCTCGAGGAATCCGGAGAGTCTCTTGGCGTCCAAAGATGAGACATCGACAATTCTGAAGTTTGCCGGAACGGTGGAGAGTCAG GATGAGAATGTCACGAGCCATATAACAAAGCTGACAATGGAAGAGGCGAAGGAGTTGATGGGAAAGACGAGAATTCCCCAGCCTGTGGCCAGAGCCAGAGACAATCACAGATTGAAGACGCAGGAGGAGAGATTCAGGATTGTAAATTGCTCAAGGGCTGTGGATGCATCGAATGCTGAGGAAGGGAAAGCCATCACAATTTTGGATATCGAGAAACAAGCTTCACATTCAACCAAGGAAACTCCGGAAAATCCGTCCAGAGACACGAGGCAAGACACTGAGCCACAAACTGCCATCACGGGATATGTCTATGATTTGTATGTGACAGAAATTGGAGATTTGGGATCAGACATCGATGATGGGATGCTAGAGAATCAACTGAG CATTCATCCGTTTGACTACCTCACGTACGGAAGTCGCATGGACAATGGCCTCGGAGGCTGTGACAGCGACGATGATGAATCAGATGATTCCAATGCCGAGAACAACTGGAGGAATGACTATCCGGATTCAGATCCCGATTCCAGCATCGATGAGCGCGACATGCGAAGAGCAGTTGAGAATTTCAATCTCGATGATGATGACCTGTCCACAGATGAAGGAGACTTCATGTACGGAAGGGAAGACTCCTGGCAAGACTACGACGACTACGACAGCGAAAGGGGCAGAGACTTCGAAAGGTACCACAGAATGCTGAGTGTCATGGCTCGAGAAGGAAATGAAGATGACGActag
- the LOC129806350 gene encoding NADH dehydrogenase [ubiquinone] iron-sulfur protein 2, mitochondrial-like — translation MISIARLLRSAVRSTNTVRYAAKWSPDPEFMKQFEGPVMYPELSDFTTKWKPTWNAKLAPTVEKSIKNIHINFGPQHPAAHGVLRLILELEGEVVVRADAHIGLLHRGTEKLIEYKTYLQALPYFDRLDYVSMMCNEQCFSIAVEKLLNIEVPLRAKYIRTLFAELTRILNHIMGVATHALDIGALTPLFWLFEEREKIMEFYERVSGARMHAAYVRPGGVAQDLPLGLMDDIYEFASKFSERLDEVEDLLTTNRIWRARTEGIGVISAEDALNYGFSGVMLRGSGIKWDLRKAQPYDAYEFVDFDVPIGIHGDCYDRYLCRMEEMRQSLNIIHQCLNQMPPGEISVDDAKVVPPSRAEMKTSMEALIHHFKLFSQGVQVPPGTTYTAVEAPKGEFGVYLVSDGSSRPYRCKIRAPGFAHLAAIDKLGRRLLLADIVAIIGTLDVVFGEIDR, via the exons atgatttcgaTTGCCCGACTCTTGAGGAGTGCTGTGAGGAGTACAAATACAGTGAGATATGCAGCAAAATGGAGCCCCGATCCGGAATTCATGAAGCAGTTCGAAGGACCAGTGATGTATCCTGAATTATCTGATTTTACCACAAAGTGGAAGCCCACATGGAATGCCAAACTCGCTCCAACAGTTGAGAAATCCATCAAGAATATCCACATCAATTTTGGGCCACAGCATCCGGCAGCACATGGAGTTCTGCGGTTGATCCTTGAGCTCGAGGGGGAAGTTGTTGTTCGGGCAGATGCTCACATTGGCCTCCTGCACAGGGGCACGGAGAAACTCATTGAGTATAAGACTTATCTGCAGGCTCTGCCCTACTTCGATCGCCTGGACTATGTTTCGATGATGTGCAATGAGCAATGCTTTTCCATAGCTGTGGAGAAACTCCTGAACATAGAGGTTCCCTTGAGGGCCAAATACATTCGGACTCTCTTTGCAGAACTCACGAGGATTCTTAATCATATAATGGGCGTTGCAACCCATGCTCTTGACATTGGGGCTCTAACACCGCTTTTCTGGCTCTTTGAGGAACGTGAGAAGATCATGGAGTTCTATGAACGTGTTTCCGGAGCCCGGATGCATGCTGCTTACGTTCGTCCTGGAGGCGTGGCCCAG GATCTTCCTTTGGGTCTTATGGATGATATTTACGAATTTGCGAGTAAATTTTCCGAACGTCTCGATGAAGTTGAAGATTTGCTGACGACAAATCGTATCTGGCGTGCCCGGACAGAGGGCATTGGAGTGATATCTGCAGAAGATGCCCTTAATTACGGCTTCAGTGGGGTTATGTTGAGAGGATCTGGGATCAAATGGGACCTGCGAAAGGCACAGCCCTACGATGCTTACGAATTTGTAGATTTTGATGTTCCAATCGGAATTCACGGAGACTGCTATGACAGATACCTCTGTCGCATGGAAGAAATGCGTCAGTCGCTGAATATCATCCATCAATGTCTCAATCAAATGCCTCCTGGGGAGATTTCGGTGGATGATGCCAAAGTTGTTCCACCTTCGCGAGCAGAAATGAAAACTTCAATGGAGGCTCTCATTCATCATTTTAAACTCTTCTCTCAGGGTGTGCAGGTTCCTCCAGGAACCACTTATACAGCAGTAGAAGCGCCCAAAGGTGAGTTTGGAGTTTATCTAGTGTCTGATGGATCCAGTCGTCCGTATAGATGCAAAATCAGGGCTCCCGGATTTGCACATTTGGCTGCAATAGACAAATTGGGCAGAAGGCTCCTACTTGCAGACATTGTAGCCATCATTGGCACTTTGGACGTAGTGTTTGGAGAAATCGATCGCTAA